Genomic window (Xylanimonas protaetiae):
GTCGGCAGCGTGCCCTCGTGGGCCGTGCGGGCCTCGTCGAGCGCGACGGTCACGTCGTCGACGACGACGGCGTCGCCGCCCGTCGTGCCGATCGCGAGCACCGGGACGCCCGCCGCGGAGGCCGCGGCGACGAGCTCGGCCTCGCGGGCCCGGTCGACGGCGACGAGCGCGCGGGCCGTCGTCTCGGAGAACAGCGCGGCGAACGCCGACACGCCGTCGCGCGCCTCGATGCCGGCCGTGGACGCCTGGACGCCCACGCCGTAGCGCAGCGACGACTCGAGCAGCGCCTGGACCAGGCCGCCCTCGGAGAGGTCGTGCGCGGCGACGGCGAGGCCCGCCTCGCGGGCGCCGACGAGCACCGAGGCGAGCGCGCGCTCGGCGGCGAGGTCGACGCGCGGCGGCACACCACCGAGGTGCTGGTGGACGACGTCGGCCCACACGGAGCCGTCGAGCTCGTCGGCGGTGGCGCCGAGCAGCAGGACCCGCAGCCCGGACGTGCGCCAGCCGGACGGGACCGCCGTGCGGACGTCGGAGAGCACGCCGAGCACGCCGACGACGGGCGTCGGGTGGATGGCCGAGTCGACCAGGCCGGGGGCGCCCGTCTCGTTGTAGAGGGAGACGTTGCCGCCGGTCACGGGGACGGCGAGCTCCTGGCACGCGTCGGCGAGGCCCTCGATCGCCTCGACGAGCTGCCACATCGAGTCGGGGTTCTCGGGCGAGCCGAAGTTCAGGCAGTCGGTCACGGCCATGGGCACAGCGCCCGCGGTGGCGACGTTGCGGTACGCCTCGGCGAGCGCGAGCTGGGCGCCCGTGCGCGGGTCGAGCTTGGCGTAGCGGCCGTTGGCGTCGGTGGCCAGCGCGACGCCGAGGTGCGTCGACTCGTCGACGCGGACCACGCCGCCGTCGTCGGGCTGCGCGAGCGCGGTGTTGCCCTGCACGAACCGGTCGTACTGGTCGGTCACCCACGCCTTGGAGGCCAGGTTGGGCGAGGCGAGCAGGCGCAGCGCGGTCGCCTTCAGCTCGTCCGCGGTGACCGGGCGGGGCAGGTCCGCCGTCGTCGAGGCGACGAGCGCGTCCTGCCACGCCGGGCGGGCGTACGGGCGGTGGTAGGTGGGCCCCTCGTGCGCGACCGTGCGCGGGTCGACGTCGACGATGCGCTGGCCGTGGTGGTCGATCGTGAGGCGGCCCGAGTCGTTGACCTCGCCGACGATCGACGTCTCGACGTCCCACTTCTTCGTGATCGCCATGAACTCGTCGAGCCTGGCCGGCGTGACGACGGCCATCATGCGCTCCTGCGACTCCGACATGAGGATCTCGCCCGCGTTGAGCGACGGGTCGCGCAGCAGGACGTCGTCGAGGAAGACGTGCATGCCGCCCTCGCCGTTGGAGGCGAGCTCGGAGGTGGCGCACGAGATGCCCGCGGCGCCGAGGTCCTGGATGCCCTCGACGACCTTGGCGGCGTACAGCTCGAGGCAGCACTCGATGAGCACCTTCTCCATGAACGGGTCGCCGACCTGCACCGACGGGCGCTTGGCGGGGACGCCGTCCTCGAACGTCTCGGACGCGAGGATCGAGGCGCCGCCGATGCCGTCGCCGCCCGTGCGGGCGCCGAACAGGATGACCTTGTTGCCCACACCCGAGGCGTTGGCGAGGTGGATGTCCTCGTGCCGCAGCACGCCGACGCACAGCGCGTTGACGAGCGGGTTGCCCTGGTAGGAGCCGTCGAACACGAGCTCGCCGCCGATGTTCGGCAGGCCGAGCGAGTTGCCGTACCCGCCCACGCCGCTGACGACGCCGTGCACGACGCGCGCCGTGTCGGGGTGGTTGACGTCGCCGAAGCGGAGCTGGTCCATCACGGCGACAGGACGGGCGCCCATCGAGATGATGTCGCGCACGATGCCGCCGACGCCGGTGGCCGCACCCTGGTACGGCTCCACGAACGACGGGTGGTTGTGCGACTCGACCTTGAACGTCACGGCCCAGCCGTCACCGATGTCGACGACGCCGGCGTTCTCGCCGATGCCGACGAGCAGGTTCTTGGTCATCTCCGGGGTGACGCGCTCGCCGAACTTGCGCAGGTGCACCTTGGACGACTTGTAGGAGCAGTGCTCCGACCACATGACCGAGTACATCGCGAGCTCGGCCGCGGTGGGGCGGCGGCCCAGGATGTCGCGGATCCGCTGGTACTCGTCCGGCTTGAGGCCGAGCTCCGCGTACGGCTGCACCTCGTCAGGGGTGGCGGCGGCGTTCTCGACCGTGTCCAGCGACGGTTGTTCAGCGCGAGCGGCGGCAGACATCAAACTCCCTCGGGTTTCGCACGTTGCCAGGGGGCCGGGTGAGCTCCGCGGACGCGGTTCCGGCGTCGGCCTTGGCGGGTGGGGGTGCGCGACTCGCGCGTGGCCAGTCTAGCCGGGCCCGCCGCCGCGGGTTCCCGCCGTCGGCGGGCGGAGACGCACGCGGTGCCGCCGATCGTCGAGCGTCAGGGTCGACGTCGGATCGCGCCAGGGCCCATGCTGGGACACCACCCGGGCGGAGGCCCGGGTGTGCTCTCCGAGCGGAGGTGAGCGCATGACCGTTCCGGACAGCGTGTGCTGGGACGTGGGCGACGAGCCGTCGCGCACGCGCCTCGTGACGCACTGGCACGTACCCGCCCTGCCCTGGGCCGCGCGGCTGCCGGCCCCGATGCCGGCGAGCTGGGTCGTGTTCGTGCTCCTGGGGATGTTCCTCGTCTGGTTCCTGACGTTCGTCACGACGCTCTCGTTCGGCGTCAGCGTGCTGCTCGCGCCGCTCCTGGGTGTGGTGCCGGCCTGGCTGCTGGGCCGCGTCGTGGCCCCGTTCGCGAACGTCCGCCTGCGGCGCGAGGCCTTCTCGGTGCTGCACTGGCTGCGGGAGGACCCGCCCGTCGACTGAGCCCGGCGTCGTGACCTGCGTGTTCGCCACCGATACCACGAAGTGGTTTGATGCGCACGTGCAGATGCTCAGGAGCTTCTCGCCGAGCGCGTTCGCGTTCGGTCTCGCCTCGTGGTCGTGGCTGGGCACGCATGGGAAGACCCCTCGCTTCACGACGGTGTTCGGCGACGTCTTCCTCGAGTCGCTCGACGGCTGGTGGCTGCTCGACACCATCGAGGGCACGCTCACGCTGCGCTGGACGAACATCGTCGACCTGTACGCCGAGCTCGACTCCGACGAGGGCCGCGAGGAGATCCTGCTCGAGGACATCCTGGTCGAGGTGCTCGACCGCGGCGTCCTGCTGCGCGACGACGAGGTGCTGGCGTTCGTGCCGCACCCGGCGGCCGGCGGCCGGCTCGCGGCGGAGTCCTGCTCGCCCCTGCGGTTCGAGCTCGCGCTGAGCCTCGCCGGCCAGGTGCACGGCGCGCTGCTCGCCCAGGCGCGGCCCGCGCCGAGCCCCATGCTGTGGGACCCGCAGCCCGAGCCGGCGGCGCAGGCCTGGCCCGCCCCGTCGGCACCGGCCCTGTCTGCACCGGCCCCGTCTGCACCGGCCCCCTCTGCGCTTGCCCCCGCCGCGGCCGCCCCGGCCACGCCCGCCCCGTTCTGGCACCCCGTCCAGCGCTGACCGTCTCACCGCAGCACGCTGCGGATGCGAGCACCCCCGGTTCGTCGTCCCATGGTGGAGGGACCTGAGGAGCTGATCGCATGAAGGCCGTGCTGCTGACCGGAGCGGGGATCGCCGTCGCCGACGGCACGGTGCTCGGGGTGGCCCTCGGGGTCGGCAGCACCTCGGTCGCGGTCGCCGCGCTGGCGGTCGGCCTGGCGTCGGCGTTCGTGCTGGGCTGGCTCACGCCGGCCGCGTCGGTCCTCGAGCCGCCGCTCGTCACGCTCGGCACGCGCCCGACGCCGGAACCCGCCGAGCCGGAGCCTGAGCCCGCGCCGCTCCCCCTCCCGGTGCCCGCCGCCGCGGAGGCCGCCCCGGAGCTCCTGCCGGACCGCGCACCCGTCGCCCGTCACGCGATGCCGACGCCCGCCGCCGCCTGACCCTCCGGCTCGCCGCTCGTTCCCCGCTCGCCCCGGCCGCGAACGCGCAGGACGCCGTCCCGGACCTCCCGGGACGGCGTCCTGGCGTCGCGGCCGTCGCGGCTCAGCGCCGCGGCGCCTTCTCCCGCCGCGGGGCCTCGCCCGCCGCGCGCTGCGCCGCGTAGTACGCGCGCGCCTCGTCCTGGCGGACCTTCTCGGCGCCCGTGGCGATCGCGGCGCGCAGGTGGTCGTCCGTCAGGCCCCACGCCGCGACCAGGTCGAGCGCGTGCGGCCGCAGCCGGCGCAGCAGCGCGTCGAGCTCGCCCTCCACGGCCCGGGCGCGCGATGTCGCCAGGCGGCCGTTCACGACGAACCAGGCCAGGTCGCGCTCGATCACGGTGAGCGCGTAGACGTCGCGCAGCCAGCCGAGCACGGTCCGCGTGCCGGCGTCGGGCGTCGCGTCGACGGCCTGCGTGAACAGCTCCCAGCGCACCAGCTCGGCGTGCGAGCGGGCGGCGTCGATGAGCGCGACCTGCTGCCGGTCGAAGATCCGCTGCGCGGCGGCCGGCTCGGCGTGGCGCGCGGGACGCAGGGCGAGCGCGACGGCCTCGACCTTCGCGGCGACGCGGTCGGCCAGCAGGACCCGCTGCGCCTCGGCGTCGAACACCGTGCCGGGCCGCGCGACGGCGTCGGCGACCGTCTGCGCGGCCCGCTTGAGCGGCGTGCGGTGCAGCAGCGTGTCGACGGCACGGTCGGCGACGAACCGGGCCTTGCCCTCGGGCGTGCGCACCTGCGCGCCGAGCGCCTTGCCGTAGTCGCCCACGAGCCGCTTGGCGACGAGCTGGAGCAGCACCGTGTTGTCGCCCTCGAACGTCGCGTAGACGTCGAGGTCGTCGTACAGGGACGTGATGCGGTTCTCGGTGAGGAACCCGGCGCCGCCGCACGCCTCGCGGCACTCCTGGAGGGTGTCGAGCGCGAACGCCGTCGACGTCGCCTTCATCGCGGCGGCCATGGTCTCCAGGTCGGCGCGCTTCTCGGGGGTGTCCCCGCGGCCGCTGAAGACGTCGTCGAACAGGTCGAGCAGCCTCTCGTGCGCGAAGTGCAGCGCGTACGTCTCGGCGATGCGCGGCAGGAGGCGGCGGCGGTGGGTGGCGTAGTCGAGCAGCACCACCTCGTCGTCGGGCGTCGCGCCCGAGAACTGACGGCGCTCGGCCCCGTACCGGACCGCGATCGCGAGGCCGACGCGGGAGGCGGTGCCGGCGGCGCCGTCGAGCGAGACGCGGCCCTGCACGAGCGCGCCGAGCATCGTGAAGAAGCGGCGGCCGGGGCTCTCGATCGACGACGTGTAGCTGCCGTCCTCCGCCACCTGGCCGTAGCGGGCCAGCAGGTTCTCGCGCGGCACGCGCACGTGGTCGAACCAGAGGCGGCCGTTGTCGACGCCGCGCAGACCGCCCTTGAGGCCGTCGTCCTCGCCGCCGACGCCGGGCAGGAACGCGCCCGTGGCGCCGTCGCGGACGGGCACGTAGAAGCAGTGGACGCCGTAGTCCACGCCGCGCGTGACGAGCCGCGCGAACACCGTGGCGGCCGTGGCGTGCTCGGCCGCGTTGCCGAGGTAGTCCTTCCACGCGGCCCGGAACGGCGTGTGGACCACGAACTCCTGCGTGTCCGGGTCGTACGTCGCGGTCGTCCCGACGGCGGCGACGTCGGAGCCGTGGCCCGTCTCCGTCATCGCGAACGCGCCCGGGACGGACAGGTCCATGGCGCTGGGCAGCCAGCGGTCCTGCTGCTCGGGCGTGCCGAGCTGCCAGATGGCGGACGCGAACAGGCCCCACTGGACCCCGGCCTTGATCTGGAGCGACGGGTCGCCCAGGGCGAGCTCCTCGAAGCCGGCCAGGTTGGCGCCCGGCTGGTCGCCACCGCCCAGGCGGGCGGGGAACGCGAGCCACACCTGGTGGTCCGGGTCCGCGGCGAGCTCGCGGCACTGGTCGAGCACGCGGGCGCGGTGCTCCGCCATCGTGAGCGTCTCGTCCTTCCAGAACCGCGGCTCGGCGGCGTGGGCGCGCGCGGCGGCGCGCCACCGCGGCCAGCGGCCGAGCAGCGTGTCGTGGAGGGCGGCGACGTCGACGCGCGCGTCGGCGGGGTCCGTCCGGGCGGGGGCGGCCGCGGGGACGGCCGCGGGGACGGGGGTCGCGGGCGGCTCGACCGCCGGGGTCGCCGGCGCGGTCTGGTCCGTGGTGGTCATCGAGGACTCCTAGAGCGTGGTCTTCA
Coding sequences:
- the purL gene encoding phosphoribosylformylglycinamidine synthase subunit PurL, encoding MSAAARAEQPSLDTVENAAATPDEVQPYAELGLKPDEYQRIRDILGRRPTAAELAMYSVMWSEHCSYKSSKVHLRKFGERVTPEMTKNLLVGIGENAGVVDIGDGWAVTFKVESHNHPSFVEPYQGAATGVGGIVRDIISMGARPVAVMDQLRFGDVNHPDTARVVHGVVSGVGGYGNSLGLPNIGGELVFDGSYQGNPLVNALCVGVLRHEDIHLANASGVGNKVILFGARTGGDGIGGASILASETFEDGVPAKRPSVQVGDPFMEKVLIECCLELYAAKVVEGIQDLGAAGISCATSELASNGEGGMHVFLDDVLLRDPSLNAGEILMSESQERMMAVVTPARLDEFMAITKKWDVETSIVGEVNDSGRLTIDHHGQRIVDVDPRTVAHEGPTYHRPYARPAWQDALVASTTADLPRPVTADELKATALRLLASPNLASKAWVTDQYDRFVQGNTALAQPDDGGVVRVDESTHLGVALATDANGRYAKLDPRTGAQLALAEAYRNVATAGAVPMAVTDCLNFGSPENPDSMWQLVEAIEGLADACQELAVPVTGGNVSLYNETGAPGLVDSAIHPTPVVGVLGVLSDVRTAVPSGWRTSGLRVLLLGATADELDGSVWADVVHQHLGGVPPRVDLAAERALASVLVGAREAGLAVAAHDLSEGGLVQALLESSLRYGVGVQASTAGIEARDGVSAFAALFSETTARALVAVDRAREAELVAAASAAGVPVLAIGTTGGDAVVVDDVTVALDEARTAHEGTLPTYFG
- a CDS encoding acyl-CoA dehydrogenase; the protein is MTTTDQTAPATPAVEPPATPVPAAVPAAAPARTDPADARVDVAALHDTLLGRWPRWRAAARAHAAEPRFWKDETLTMAEHRARVLDQCRELAADPDHQVWLAFPARLGGGDQPGANLAGFEELALGDPSLQIKAGVQWGLFASAIWQLGTPEQQDRWLPSAMDLSVPGAFAMTETGHGSDVAAVGTTATYDPDTQEFVVHTPFRAAWKDYLGNAAEHATAATVFARLVTRGVDYGVHCFYVPVRDGATGAFLPGVGGEDDGLKGGLRGVDNGRLWFDHVRVPRENLLARYGQVAEDGSYTSSIESPGRRFFTMLGALVQGRVSLDGAAGTASRVGLAIAVRYGAERRQFSGATPDDEVVLLDYATHRRRLLPRIAETYALHFAHERLLDLFDDVFSGRGDTPEKRADLETMAAAMKATSTAFALDTLQECREACGGAGFLTENRITSLYDDLDVYATFEGDNTVLLQLVAKRLVGDYGKALGAQVRTPEGKARFVADRAVDTLLHRTPLKRAAQTVADAVARPGTVFDAEAQRVLLADRVAAKVEAVALALRPARHAEPAAAQRIFDRQQVALIDAARSHAELVRWELFTQAVDATPDAGTRTVLGWLRDVYALTVIERDLAWFVVNGRLATSRARAVEGELDALLRRLRPHALDLVAAWGLTDDHLRAAIATGAEKVRQDEARAYYAAQRAAGEAPRREKAPRR